The Candidatus Margulisiibacteriota bacterium region GTTAATCACATCAAAATATGATATGATTACACCGCTAATCACCTCAAGGAGATCACATGCGCCGGTACATTTGGCAAAATAAAAATTGGCAAAACTTTGCGCCGGCCGGCCCGGAACTGGCCGAGTTGGTGGCGCGCGCCCGGTTTTTGCAAGGGCAATTGCTGGGTAAAATATCCTCTCTAACTCTGCGTCTACAAACTGAAGCGCAGGGTGAGCTGCTGCTGGCTGAAACTTTACAAACTGCCAAAATCGAAGGAATGGAATTGAATGTCGAGTCCGCGCGCTCGTCCGTAGCGGCCAGGCTTGGTCTGCCGCAGGGATTTGGCCGGCCTATAGACCGCAGTGTCGACGGGCTGGTGGAGGTCTTGCTGGACGCCGTGCGGCAGCACGCGCGGCCGCTGACTCTGGCCAGACTGAACGGCTGGCACGCGGCTCTTTTCCCCACGGGGTTTTCCGGTCTGCGCCGGATTTCCGCTGGCGCGCCACGGCGGGGCGACATGCAGGTCGTGTCCGGTTATCTGGGGCAGGAAAAAATCCATTACGAAGCGCCGCCGGCCGGCCAAGCGCGCCAAGATCTGGCTGTTTTTTTGCAATGGTTTAAGCAAAACCGCAGGCCCACAGACGGCCTGCTGCGCGCAGCTGACGCGCATCTTAAATTCATAACCGTTCACCCTTACGACGACGGCAACGGCCGGCTGGCGCGCGCGATCACCGATATGGCTATGGCGCAGGACGAAAAAACCGCTTTGCGTGCTTACAGCCTGTCCGCGCAGATCATGCGCGAGCGTCGGGCCTACTATCAAATCCTGGAAACCGTTCAGCGCGGCGGGCAATCCATAGACACGTGGCGCGGGTGGTTCATCACCATGTTCAGCAACGCCCTGCGTAATTCACAGGAAATAATTTCCGCCGCTTTTCGCAAGGCCGCTTTTTGGCACACAATCCAGGATTGCGCGCTCAACAGCCGGCAGCACAAAGTCATTCAAAAAATACTGGACTTAGGAGAATTTGAAGGCGGCTTGTCCACGCGCAAATACGCGGCCATGACCAAGACCAGCACAGCCACCGCCGCCCGCGAGATCGCCTATCTTTACCGCCAGAAAATATTAAAACAATTCGGCCAGGGCCGCAGCGTGCGCTATGAATTAAATCTGCCGCCGATCTAAAAAATTATCCCTGCCAGTAAATTTGGGACAGCTCGTCGGTCGCGCCACCTTTGCCTAAGACGGCTTCGACGACCGTATCTTTTTGCTGGAGCGGCACGATCAGTCCTTTGATCTCCTGGCCGTTAACCAAAATTTTCTTTACGCCTTTGCTGACTTTTTCAGGATTCTTGACCGTGATGCGATAAGTCACGCCGCGGTAAACACGGGTCACTTTAAACTCCGGCCAATCCGGCGGTATACAGGGGTTGATCTGCAGGCCGGTATAAGTCGGGATCACTCCCAAAATATATTTTGTGCTGACCGTGTACATCCACGACGCTGTGCCGGACAACCAGCTGTTGCGGCCAAGGCCAAACTGCGTATGATCGTCGCCCAAAATATTCTGCGGATAATTGTAGGGCGCGGCTTCAAAAATCTCGATAATATCGTTTTTAGCAGCCGGGTTGACCTGATTGTAATACTCCAAAGCTCGCTCGCCATGCCCCATAAGCGTTTCCGCAAACATGACCCAGGGATTGGTGTGCAGGAAAACACCGCCGTTCTCTTTCGCGCCCGGTGGATAGGTGGTCACGCCGCCCTTGCGCCAATCAAAGCCGTTGTAGGACGGCCAGCTGATCTTCACGCCGTATTTGGTGCCGAGTTTTTGACGCAGGCTTTCCAGCGCGATTTTGGCTTTTTCCGGCTCGGCAAAACCCGCCAGCAGCGGCCAGGACTGCGCGTTAATAAAAAGTTTGCTGCCGTCGTTTTTGTGTGAGCCGAGCGGAGCGCCGTCCGCCTCGAACCAGCGCACAAACCACTCGCCGTCCCAGGTCGATTTTTGAAAAGCCTGTTTCATTTCCGCGTAATATTTTTTGTATTTGGCCGCGTAAGTTTCCTTTTGCAAAAATTCGCACAACTCGATCAGCTTGAGCAGGGCGCGGCCGTACAGGCAGCAGGTAAACACAGACTCCGCGTCACCTTTGAGATTGACCGTGTCGTTCCAGTCGGCAAAACCTAGCAGCGGCAGGCCGTGCTGTCCGGTGTGTGCGCGCGTAAACTCGATCGCGCGGTCTAAATGCTCGAACAGCGTCGCTTTTTCCCGCTGCTCGACCGGCCTGGTCTGGTCGTAAAAAGTAATTTCCTCGTCGAGAATTTTGGTGTTGCCAGTCTCTTTAATATACGCGGTCACCGGATAAATCGGCCAGAGATGATCGTCCGAGTACCAGTCGTGGCCTTCTTCCTCGCGGCTGTCGCCGGCGTTGGCTTCCATTGTGGAAGCGTAAAACTGATGCATGGCCGAACCGTCGGGTTTTTGCACGCTCAAAATTTTGCGCAGCAGCGCCATTCCTTCTTCGGGCATATGCGCCATGACGCCGATAATGTCCTGCGAGGAATCGCGGTAGCCGATGCCGCGGCCGCCAAACCCCAGCTGATTGTAAGACAGATCGCGCGACCAATTTTTGGTCACGTGGCATTGCCGCGGATTGTGCACATTGACCATAGAGTTAAATCCGGCGTCGGGAGTCTCGATCTGCAGGGTTGCCAAATATTTGTCCCAAAAATCCGCCAGCGCTTTAAACTCCGCGTCAACGTTTTGGGGGTCTTGATATTTTTTTATCACTGGCAGGGCTTTCTCGACAGACTCGTCCTGACCGAGCAGGACGATCAGCCGCCGGCTCTCGCCGTTTTGTAAAACTCCGAGATGCTGCAGCAGCGCGCCGATATTGTGGCCACGGTTAGCTTCGTAATTGGACAGCTCGGCGTTCTGCAGCGCGAGCGGAGCAGCCCAGGAGCCGTATTCATTGTCGCCCAAAAATCTTTTGCGGTCGGTCTCAAAGGACGAGATCGGATAATTGGAAGTCAGATAATTGACCGCGGTGTCCTTTTTCATAAACGCGTACTGCGTCACGATCTTGAAGCCGTGCTGGTCATTGAGGCGGGAAGTCATGGTCTGCGGCACCCAGTCCGCGTTGGTCAGCTGTTTCAGCGCGTCAAAATGCGTGTATTCCACCACCGGCGCCGCGTCGATCTCCAGCGGCCGGCCGGATTTATTGGTGATGGTGATATCGCGGATCTCCACCGCAGCGCCGTTAGGTACAAAAATTGTGACCTCGGTGCGAATACCGTAAAATTCGGAAATGATTTTCTGATAACTCAAGCCGACATGCGACTCAAACAAATCATATTTATCCAGCGTCGGCACAAAAAACGGCGAAAAAACTTTATAACTTCGCCCCGCGGATTTGTTGTCGTCCGGGGTTTTGAAACGCACATACAATGTAGAGCCTTTAAATTCCGCGGCCGGCATCTGCGGGATATATTTGGTGAGGCGGTTAAGCGCGGGATCGCCCTTGCAAAGCAGCGCGCCGCCAGTATGGTCAACAAAGCCGCCGAATTGCAACGTGCCGATATAGTTGATCCATTTGACGGGCGTTTTGGGATTGGTAATCACGTATTCTTTATTTTTATCATCAAAATAGCCGTAACTAACCACAGTACACCGCCTAAAAAATGATGCGGTACTCTAACATTTGGCCGCCTCAAAAAGCAAGCCGTTTCTTAAGCGTCATTTAACCCAAACGCAACAATTTTTTTCGCTGTATCCGCAGGTATATTTACCGGAAAAACGGGTACCTATTCAGCAGCAAACGTAAGCGGAGGACATGATGTCGGCCAGTTTATTAAAAAATATTTATACGACCAAAAAGGAAACCGAAAAATTGATCGTGGCTTTCGGCGTCAACCGTTTATTTAATAAACCGCTGAAAAAGTCCAAAAAATAAGGACAAAAAGCCAAATCCGCAGGAAACACTTAGTTTCTAATTTCTGTCCGTAGGATAATTCTAGTTTTAAAGAATTTAACGCCTTTAGATTTTTATATTAAAAACTCTAATAAGTCTCATATGTGTGCAACCCATACAATTCACTTGACCGTGTGCCATATTTGTGGTACACTGTAGAAGTGGTTGAAAATAATATGGGTAAAGATAATTGCGTCGTTTATACAGGCAGCAGCTTTACCATAGAGTGGTATTACGATGTGAACGGGTACAGTCAGGCCTATGAGTATTTTCTGGCAACTGCGCAGGAACAAAAACGCAAATTTTTTGTGTTAGTTAAAAGACTGGCAGAATACGGCAAGATTTTTGATAAAACCAAATTTCGTTATGAAGGCGCTGAAATATACGCTTTTAAACCACAACCAGATCGTTATTTGGCGTTTTTTCGGCAAGGGCGTAAAATTATCATTACAAATGCTTTTTGCAAGAAATCGAATAAGCTGCCAAAAAATGAGAAGTTGCGGGCGCAAAAAAACAGGACGGACTATTTAAGCAGGTTTTAAGGAGGGCAAAAATGAAAACAGCATTTGATAAATTCATAAATAACAATCCGCAGGAACGTGAGTTGTTTGACCGAGAGTATAGAAATTTTGTACTGTCCGAGTTTGTTTTAGAAAAAATGGAGCAAAAAAATCTCTCGGTGCGTGCTATGGCGAAAAAGTCCGGTGTGTCACCGACGGTTATCCAAAAAATCAGGGGCAAAAATGCGGAAAATATTAACTACAAAACCTTTTCCAGTGTTTTATATACACTGGGTTATCAATTTACAGTTGTGCCGTTAAAACAATCTGTCTTGTCCCCAAAACAGCGTAAAAAGCTGGTTAAAAATTTTACAGCACCTTGACCAGCCAGCCGAAAGGATCGGGAATTTTGCCGTACTGAATGCCGGTCAGATTATCATAAAGTTTTTGCGTCAGCGCGCCGACTTTAGTTTTGTCTCCGCCGACCGCGTATTCCTGATCTTCGCGGCACAGCGCGCCCACCGGCGAGACGACCGCCGCCGTACCCGAGCCGAAAACTTCTGTGATTTTGCCGGAAGTGATGTCGGAAATTATTTGCTGAATATCCAGCCGATCTTCCACGACTTCCAGTCCCCAGCTCCGGCTCAATTTAATGACCGAGTCGCGTGTAATGCCCGGCAGGATAGAGCCGTTGAGCGCGGAAGTGACGAGCTTCTCGCCGTAAACAAAAAAGATATTCATCGAGCCGACTTCCTCGACATAACGCCGTTCGACGCCGTCGAGCCAGAGCACCTGATCGAAACCTTTTTTCTTGGCCAGTTGCCCGGCCAGTATCGACGCGGAATAATTGGCGCCGGTCTTGGCCACGCCCAAACCGCCGCGCACCGCCCGCACGTATGCATCCTCGATCAGGATCGACACCGGCTCAAAACCGTGCGCGTAATAAGCCCCCACCGGCGACAGGATAATATAGAAGAGCGCTTCTTCCGGCGCCTTCAAACCGACATAAGGGTCAACGCCGATCAGCGTTGGACGCACATATAAAGAAGCGTCTGGGTCTGAGGGCACCCAATTTTGCTCAAGGCGCACCAGCTCGGTCAGAGCGGAGAGCGCAAAATCGCTGTCCAGCGCCGGCAGGCAGACGCGCTCCGCCGAAATGTTCAGCCGCTGAAAATTGTCACGCGGACGGAACAGCGCCACGCCTCCGTCCGGTTGACGGTAAGCTTTCAGCCCCTCGAAAACCTCCGGCGCGTAATGCAGAACCAGCGCCGCCGGCGACAGGGAAAGATTTTCGTACTGGCGGATCTCCGCGTCATGCCAGCCCTTGACCGCCGTGTATTTCAGTGTAAACATTCGATCGGAAAATTCTTTGCCGAAAAGCAATTTTTGTCCAGCGGAAGGCGGCTTTTTTAACTTAGCTTTGTCCAGCTCACGGATGGAGATTTGCAGCTTAGTGGTAATCATGGCGTGCCCTCTTTAAGCCCTGTATAATTTATAATGCCAAATAATATAACCACAAACCGCGATTAAAACAAGACTGACCAGATGGGGCAGATTGCAGCCCAGAAAATACAGATCGTCCGCGCGGAAAAATGACACGACGAAACGCGCCGCGGAATAAAAGATCAAATACAGGCAAAAAATATAACCGTCTTTATAATCTTTTTTTTGCAACCGGAACAGAACTAGAAAAAAGAGAAAATTCAAGATCATTTCGTAAAGCATCGTCGGGTGCAGCGGCAGATTGGGAAACTCGTCGCCGGCCGGAGTGCCAGCTGGAAAAACCAGCCCCCACGGCAGACTGGTCGGCCGGCCATGCGCGTCGCCGTTCATTAGATTGCCGAAACGGCCGATCGCCTGACCGAGTAAAATGGCCGGCGCCGCGCAATCGGCAAATTTCCAGGGCGCGATCTTATAAAACCGGCAAAGCAGATAACCGGCCAAAACGCCGCCGCAAATGCCGCCGTGTATAGCCAGTCCGCCGTGCCATACAGCAAATATTTCCCAAAAATCGCCGCGGTAAAGCGGCAGATTAAAGAGTACATAGTAAATCCGCGCGCCCAAAATTGCGCCGACGAAAGCGCCCAGAATAATATTCAAGATCTGGTCTTCCGTGCCGTTGAGCCGGCGGCGCTTGACCTCCGCCAGGATCAATTTAATGCCAGCCAGCAAAGCAATGGCATACATCAAACCATAATAGCGGATTTGCACGAAACCTAAATCTAAAAAAACTGGCTGCATTTTTTAGATTATAACACAGACAAACCACAGGGAAACTAATTAAACCGGCTATTTAATTTTAGTATTTGTGAATGATTTTACTCAGCTGGGCAATGACTTCCAGTTTTATTTTTTCCGGAATGACCGGCGCGGATTTTTCGGTCTGTCCATTAAAAAAGAACAAATAGGGCTGCACTTTCAAAACCCGTGCCAGTTTCTCGATCATTTCCACAGAAGGAAATCTCCCGCCGCTTTCGATGATGCCGATATAGTTGCCGGAAACGTCGCAGAGTTCGGCCAGTTTTAATTGCGAAAGTCCAGCTATGGCGCGGATCCTTTTCAGATTGCGGATAAAAGTTTTTTTCAAATTCATTATTAGCTTATATTTTAATGAAAAAGCCTTGACAATGGACTAAAGGTATGTATAATTATTATAAAACATAACTAATAGTTATGAAAATTTTGTTTTTTGTCAGCCGCTCGGGAAGTTTTTTTATGTTATATTACCAAGCATGGCCAAAGCTAAAGTCAAATACGTCTGTCAGGCCTGCGGCTTTTCAGCGCTGGGCTGGCTCGGCAAATGCCCCAGCTGCGGCGGTTTCAATACGTTTGCGGAAGAGACTTCTGTTGTCACTAAAACTTTTGTCCAGGAAACCAGATCCGGCAAAATAATCAGCCTCGACAGTGTGAACGCTGGCGCGGAAACGCGGCTGACGACCGGCCTCGCGGAATTTGACCGCGTCCTCGGCGGTGGATTTTGCGGCGGGTCGATCACTCTCCTCGGCGGCGAACCCGGCATCGGCAAATCAACGATCAGCCTGCAGCTGGCCAGCGCGCTAGCCACGCGGGGCTTGAAAACTCTCTACATTTCCGGCGAAGAATCGGCGCAGCAAATCAAACTGCGCGCGGATAGACTGGGCGCCGCCGGCCAAAATATCGCGCTGCTGTGCGCGACAAATATTCTGGAGATCGAAAAAGCGATCCAGGAATACCGCCCCGCCCTAACGATCATTGATTCTATCCAGACAATTTATCACCCCGACCTGCCCGCCGCGCCCGGCTCGGTGGGACAGGTGCGCGAGTCCGCGGCCTGGCTGATCCGTTTTCTCAAAGACAATAATTTTGCGGCGATTTTTATCGGGCACGTGACCAAAGAGGGCGCGCTGGCCGGCCCCAAAGTGCTGGAGCACATGGTCGACACCGTGCTTTATTTTGAGGGCGAGCGTTCACATAATTTCCGCATCGTGCGCGGCATTAAAAACCGTTTTGGCTCGACCAATGAGATCGGCATTTTTGACATGCGCGCCGAAGGTCTTGTCGAAGTGCCCAACGCTTCTGAGCTTTTTATCCAGAACGATCTAGACATACCGGGCACGATGGTCACAGCCTGTCTGGAAGGCAGCCGGTCTTTTTTAGTGGAGATCCAGGCGCTGGCCGCGCGCTCCGCCCTGTCCCTGCCGCGCCGCACGGTCACCGGTCTGGATTACAACCGTGCCGCGATCATTTTGGCCGTGCTGGAAAAAAAGTGCGGTTTGGAATTGAGCGCGCAGGATATTTTTTTAAATGTGGTTGGCGGTGTGAAAGTCAACGACACCGGCGCCGATCTGGCCATCGCTCTGGCCGTCGCGTCGAGTTTCCGCGAGACGATTTTTGGCCG contains the following coding sequences:
- a CDS encoding DUF4172 domain-containing protein — encoded protein: MRRYIWQNKNWQNFAPAGPELAELVARARFLQGQLLGKISSLTLRLQTEAQGELLLAETLQTAKIEGMELNVESARSSVAARLGLPQGFGRPIDRSVDGLVEVLLDAVRQHARPLTLARLNGWHAALFPTGFSGLRRISAGAPRRGDMQVVSGYLGQEKIHYEAPPAGQARQDLAVFLQWFKQNRRPTDGLLRAADAHLKFITVHPYDDGNGRLARAITDMAMAQDEKTALRAYSLSAQIMRERRAYYQILETVQRGGQSIDTWRGWFITMFSNALRNSQEIISAAFRKAAFWHTIQDCALNSRQHKVIQKILDLGEFEGGLSTRKYAAMTKTSTATAAREIAYLYRQKILKQFGQGRSVRYELNLPPI
- a CDS encoding glycosyl transferase, translating into MVSYGYFDDKNKEYVITNPKTPVKWINYIGTLQFGGFVDHTGGALLCKGDPALNRLTKYIPQMPAAEFKGSTLYVRFKTPDDNKSAGRSYKVFSPFFVPTLDKYDLFESHVGLSYQKIISEFYGIRTEVTIFVPNGAAVEIRDITITNKSGRPLEIDAAPVVEYTHFDALKQLTNADWVPQTMTSRLNDQHGFKIVTQYAFMKKDTAVNYLTSNYPISSFETDRKRFLGDNEYGSWAAPLALQNAELSNYEANRGHNIGALLQHLGVLQNGESRRLIVLLGQDESVEKALPVIKKYQDPQNVDAEFKALADFWDKYLATLQIETPDAGFNSMVNVHNPRQCHVTKNWSRDLSYNQLGFGGRGIGYRDSSQDIIGVMAHMPEEGMALLRKILSVQKPDGSAMHQFYASTMEANAGDSREEEGHDWYSDDHLWPIYPVTAYIKETGNTKILDEEITFYDQTRPVEQREKATLFEHLDRAIEFTRAHTGQHGLPLLGFADWNDTVNLKGDAESVFTCCLYGRALLKLIELCEFLQKETYAAKYKKYYAEMKQAFQKSTWDGEWFVRWFEADGAPLGSHKNDGSKLFINAQSWPLLAGFAEPEKAKIALESLRQKLGTKYGVKISWPSYNGFDWRKGGVTTYPPGAKENGGVFLHTNPWVMFAETLMGHGERALEYYNQVNPAAKNDIIEIFEAAPYNYPQNILGDDHTQFGLGRNSWLSGTASWMYTVSTKYILGVIPTYTGLQINPCIPPDWPEFKVTRVYRGVTYRITVKNPEKVSKGVKKILVNGQEIKGLIVPLQQKDTVVEAVLGKGGATDELSQIYWQG
- a CDS encoding type II toxin-antitoxin system RelE/ParE family toxin codes for the protein MVENNMGKDNCVVYTGSSFTIEWYYDVNGYSQAYEYFLATAQEQKRKFFVLVKRLAEYGKIFDKTKFRYEGAEIYAFKPQPDRYLAFFRQGRKIIITNAFCKKSNKLPKNEKLRAQKNRTDYLSRF
- a CDS encoding helix-turn-helix transcriptional regulator, which codes for MKTAFDKFINNNPQERELFDREYRNFVLSEFVLEKMEQKNLSVRAMAKKSGVSPTVIQKIRGKNAENINYKTFSSVLYTLGYQFTVVPLKQSVLSPKQRKKLVKNFTAP
- a CDS encoding branched-chain amino acid aminotransferase, with the translated sequence MITTKLQISIRELDKAKLKKPPSAGQKLLFGKEFSDRMFTLKYTAVKGWHDAEIRQYENLSLSPAALVLHYAPEVFEGLKAYRQPDGGVALFRPRDNFQRLNISAERVCLPALDSDFALSALTELVRLEQNWVPSDPDASLYVRPTLIGVDPYVGLKAPEEALFYIILSPVGAYYAHGFEPVSILIEDAYVRAVRGGLGVAKTGANYSASILAGQLAKKKGFDQVLWLDGVERRYVEEVGSMNIFFVYGEKLVTSALNGSILPGITRDSVIKLSRSWGLEVVEDRLDIQQIISDITSGKITEVFGSGTAAVVSPVGALCREDQEYAVGGDKTKVGALTQKLYDNLTGIQYGKIPDPFGWLVKVL
- the lgt gene encoding prolipoprotein diacylglyceryl transferase, whose product is MQPVFLDLGFVQIRYYGLMYAIALLAGIKLILAEVKRRRLNGTEDQILNIILGAFVGAILGARIYYVLFNLPLYRGDFWEIFAVWHGGLAIHGGICGGVLAGYLLCRFYKIAPWKFADCAAPAILLGQAIGRFGNLMNGDAHGRPTSLPWGLVFPAGTPAGDEFPNLPLHPTMLYEMILNFLFFLVLFRLQKKDYKDGYIFCLYLIFYSAARFVVSFFRADDLYFLGCNLPHLVSLVLIAVCGYIIWHYKLYRA
- a CDS encoding helix-turn-helix transcriptional regulator, which produces MNLKKTFIRNLKRIRAIAGLSQLKLAELCDVSGNYIGIIESGGRFPSVEMIEKLARVLKVQPYLFFFNGQTEKSAPVIPEKIKLEVIAQLSKIIHKY
- the radA gene encoding DNA repair protein RadA, with protein sequence MAKAKVKYVCQACGFSALGWLGKCPSCGGFNTFAEETSVVTKTFVQETRSGKIISLDSVNAGAETRLTTGLAEFDRVLGGGFCGGSITLLGGEPGIGKSTISLQLASALATRGLKTLYISGEESAQQIKLRADRLGAAGQNIALLCATNILEIEKAIQEYRPALTIIDSIQTIYHPDLPAAPGSVGQVRESAAWLIRFLKDNNFAAIFIGHVTKEGALAGPKVLEHMVDTVLYFEGERSHNFRIVRGIKNRFGSTNEIGIFDMRAEGLVEVPNASELFIQNDLDIPGTMVTACLEGSRSFLVEIQALAARSALSLPRRTVTGLDYNRAAIILAVLEKKCGLELSAQDIFLNVVGGVKVNDTGADLAIALAVASSFRETIFGRKICAFGEIGLGGELRSVGQIEKRLNEAEKLGFAAAVFPPSNLKNLPKKYALELITPRTLAEALAKIS